A portion of the Trachemys scripta elegans isolate TJP31775 chromosome 9, CAS_Tse_1.0, whole genome shotgun sequence genome contains these proteins:
- the LOC117883342 gene encoding uncharacterized protein LOC117883342: MLPPLSLSASQMFIQVAKEVGGTCNLAPIQRLDLLVRDWQLSGAYGADAGQEYFGEITQDLEVSAEQPLVLEALRSSGTRCYLLPHPGTQFIRSRAGMPDDIDEDFRQCLCEYVTSVVHSAGTHVWTDRAGQVLTGAQLAARIKMAEAFAVMRQELNRRAVEATRREYDQFVQELDRDHQSMSSCLRVKPLEMQRRLEGKRQELLERCRGELRGEDPQKQAALEELKKELDKQMAEFLPRYEQHFKMAAMIEEENRKAVEASRRKYEQFVQQLDRGHQSMRRCLSVKPAEMQRRLEGKRQELLEHCRGELRGEDPQKQAALEELKEELDKQMDEFLTAYGQHFKMAEMAEMREKANRGAVEAARREYGLFVKQLDHGHQSMSSCLRVKPLEMKRRQEGKRQELLKHCRGELRGEDPQKQAALEELKQELDKQMDQFLSAYGQRFKVKKAEWLGLYIGPSPAATARRARARPHWPVPLPISKRLRPIGCPFRRWDGGSKGFRDL; this comes from the exons ATGttgccccctctctctctttctgcatctCAGATGTTCATTCAGGTTGCGAAGGAGGTTGGAGGGACCTGCAATCTGGCCCCAATCCAG CGCCTGGACCTGTTGGTGCGAGATTGGCAGCTCTCTGGAGCCTACGGCGCGGACGCGGGGCAGGAGTATTTTGGAGAAATCACACAG GACCTGGAGGTCTCTGCTGAGCAGCCCCTGGTGTTGGAAGCCCTGAGGTCAAGCGGCACCCGGTGCTACCTATTGCCCCACCCCGGCACTCAGTTCatcaggagcagggcagggatgcCAGATG ACATAGACGAGGATTTCCGGCAGTGCCTGTGTGAGTACGTCACCAGTGTGGTGCACTCAGCAGGGACACACGTCTGGACAGACCGAGCCGGGCAGGTGCTGACGGGGGCTCAGCTAGCTGCCAGGATCAAG atGGCTGAGGCGTTTGCAGTGATGAGACAGGAGTTAAACAGGAGAGCAGTAGAAGCCACCAGGAGGGAATATGACCAATTTGTGCAGGAGCTG GACCGTGACCACCAGAGCATGAGCAGCTGCCTGAGGGTGAAGCCCCTGGAGATGCAGCGACGCCTGGAGGGGAAAcgccaggagctgctggagcgctGCCGGGGGGAGCTGCGGGGCGAGGACCCCCAGAAACAG GCGGCCCTGGAGGAGCTGAAGAAGGAGCTGGACAAGCAGATGGCGGAGTTCCTGCCGCGATATGAACAGCACTTTAAA ATGGCAGCGATGATAGAGGAGGAAAACAGAAAAGCAGTAGAAGCCTCCAGGAGGAAATATGAACAATTTGTGCAGCAGCTG GACCGTGGCCACCAGAGCATGCGCCGCTGCCTGAGCGTGAAGCCTGCGGAAATGCAGCGACGCCTGGAGGGGAAAcgccaggagctgctggagcacTGCCGGGGGGAGCTGCGGGGTGAGGACCCCCAGAAACAGGCGGCcctggaggagctgaaggaggagCTGGACAAGCAGATGGACGAGTTCCTAACGGCCTATGGGCAGCACTTTAAA ATGGCGGAGATGGCAGAGATGAGAGAGAAGGCAAACAGAGGAGCAGTAGAAGCTGCCAGGAGGGAATATGGACTATTTGTGAAGCAGCTG GACCATGGCCACCAGAGCATGAGCAGCTGTCTGAGAGTGAAGCCCCTGGAGATGAAGCGACGCCAGGAGGGGAAACGTCAGGAGCTGCTGAAACACTGCCGGGGGGAGCTGCGGGGCGAGGACCCCCAGAAACAGGCGGCCCTGGAGGAGCTGAAACAGGAGTTGGACAAGCAGATGGACCAGTTCCTGTCGGCCTAcgggcagcgctttaaagtgAAGAAGGCCGAGTGGTTGGGCCTGTACATTGGGCCATCGCCAGCTGCCACCGCGCGCCGGGCACGGGCTCGCCCCCACTGGCCCGTGCCCCTGCCAATCAGCAAACGGCTCCGGCCCATTGGCTGCCCCTtcaggaggtgggatgggggaagcaaGGGATTCAGGGACTTGTAG